In Thermomonas paludicola, the following are encoded in one genomic region:
- a CDS encoding DNA polymerase III subunit chi: MPRADFYLIDKPRFREQPLLLVCELAKRAFAAELPTLVLARDAAQAEALDDLLWSFDPDDYLPHQIAGMDEDEDEAPILIAAPDTDVPARPLLINLRDAAPAGGFQRVLEVVPADPAARGPLRERWKHYQSLGFDVKKYDM, from the coding sequence ATGCCCCGCGCCGACTTCTACCTGATCGACAAACCGCGCTTTCGCGAGCAGCCGCTGCTGCTGGTCTGCGAGCTGGCCAAGCGCGCGTTCGCCGCCGAGCTGCCCACCTTGGTGCTGGCGCGCGATGCGGCGCAGGCCGAGGCGCTGGACGACCTGCTGTGGTCGTTCGATCCGGATGACTACCTGCCGCACCAGATCGCCGGCATGGACGAGGACGAGGACGAGGCGCCGATCCTGATCGCCGCGCCGGACACCGACGTGCCTGCGCGCCCGCTGCTGATCAACCTGCGCGATGCCGCGCCGGCCGGCGGCTTCCAGCGCGTGCTGGAAGTGGTGCCGGCCGACCCCGCCGCGCGCGGCCCGCTGCGCGAGCGCTGGAAGCATTACCAGTCGCTGGGGTTCGACGTGAAGAAATACGATATGTAG